In Burkholderia savannae, one genomic interval encodes:
- a CDS encoding Glu/Leu/Phe/Val family dehydrogenase, producing MSSQPQSPSVTQSIPSYLHADDLGPWGNYLQQVDRVAPYLGSLSRWIETLKRPKRILIVDVPIELDNGTVAHFEGYRVQHNVSRGPGKGGVRYHQDVTLSEVMALSAWMSVKNAAVNVPYGGAKGGIRVDPRKLSRGELERVTRRYTSEIGIIIGPNTDIPAPDVNTNEQIMAWMMDTYSMNQGQTATGVVTGKPISLGGSLGRKEATGRGVFVVGCEAAKKRGLEIKGARIAVQGFGNVGGIAAKLFQEAGAKVIVVQDHTGTIYQPAGVDTVKLLDHVGRTGGVAGFEGAEPMPNDEFWTVETEILIPAALENQITEKNASKIRTKIVVEGANGPTTTAADDILSANGVLVIPDVIANAGGVTVSYFEWVQDFSSFFWTEDEINHRLERVMREAFAGVWGVAEEHKVSVRTAAFIVACKRILMAREMRGLYP from the coding sequence ATGTCTTCGCAACCGCAGTCCCCGTCCGTCACGCAGTCCATTCCGTCGTACCTGCACGCGGACGATCTCGGCCCCTGGGGCAACTATCTGCAGCAAGTCGACCGCGTCGCGCCGTACCTCGGCTCGCTGTCGCGCTGGATCGAGACGCTGAAGCGCCCGAAGCGCATCCTGATCGTCGACGTGCCGATCGAGCTCGACAACGGCACCGTCGCGCACTTCGAGGGCTATCGCGTGCAGCACAACGTGTCGCGCGGCCCGGGCAAGGGCGGCGTGCGTTACCACCAGGACGTGACGCTGTCGGAAGTGATGGCGCTGTCCGCGTGGATGTCGGTGAAGAACGCGGCCGTGAACGTGCCGTACGGCGGCGCGAAGGGCGGCATCCGCGTGGACCCGCGCAAGCTCTCGCGCGGCGAGCTCGAGCGCGTGACGCGCCGCTACACCAGCGAAATCGGCATCATCATCGGCCCGAATACCGACATTCCCGCTCCGGACGTCAACACGAACGAGCAGATCATGGCGTGGATGATGGACACGTACTCGATGAACCAGGGCCAGACGGCGACGGGCGTCGTGACCGGCAAGCCGATCTCGCTCGGCGGCTCGCTCGGCCGCAAGGAAGCGACGGGCCGCGGCGTGTTCGTCGTCGGCTGCGAGGCCGCGAAGAAGCGGGGGCTCGAGATCAAGGGCGCGCGCATCGCGGTTCAGGGCTTCGGCAACGTCGGCGGGATCGCCGCGAAGCTGTTCCAGGAAGCGGGCGCGAAGGTGATCGTGGTGCAGGATCACACGGGCACGATCTACCAGCCGGCGGGCGTCGACACCGTCAAGCTGCTCGATCACGTCGGCCGCACGGGCGGCGTCGCCGGCTTCGAAGGCGCCGAGCCGATGCCGAACGACGAGTTCTGGACCGTCGAAACCGAGATCCTGATCCCGGCCGCGCTGGAAAACCAGATCACCGAGAAGAATGCGTCGAAGATCCGCACGAAGATCGTCGTCGAAGGCGCGAACGGCCCGACGACGACGGCCGCGGACGACATCCTGAGCGCGAACGGCGTGCTCGTGATCCCCGACGTGATCGCGAACGCGGGCGGCGTGACCGTGTCGTACTTCGAGTGGGTGCAGGACTTCTCGAGCTTCTTCTGGACGGAAGACGAGATCAACCACCGCCTGGAGCGCGTGATGCGCGAAGCGTTCGCCGGCGTGTGGGGGGTCGCGGAAGAGCACAAGGTGTCGGTGCGCACGGCGGCGTTCATCGTCGCGTGCAAGCGTATCCTGATGGCGCGCGAAATGCGCGGCCTGTACCCCTGA
- a CDS encoding gluconokinase produces MILIAMGVSGAGKSRIGEMLAERLSCSYTDGDAFHSAANKDKMHRGIPLTDEDRWPWLQSIRDAIEAKQRAGETAVFTCSSLKRAYRDILRGNDRDVRFVYLKGSFDMLRERLKTRTGHFFDPSLLRSQLETLEEPGPDEAIEVSIELTPDEIVDRVMSQLGGARQQQQQQQQQQQQQQQQQ; encoded by the coding sequence ATGATTCTGATCGCAATGGGCGTGTCGGGCGCGGGCAAGTCGCGGATCGGCGAGATGCTCGCCGAACGCCTGTCGTGCAGCTATACCGACGGCGACGCGTTTCACAGCGCCGCCAACAAGGACAAGATGCACCGCGGGATTCCGCTCACCGACGAGGACCGCTGGCCGTGGCTCCAGTCGATCCGCGACGCCATCGAGGCGAAGCAGCGCGCGGGCGAGACGGCCGTGTTCACGTGCTCGTCGCTCAAGCGCGCGTACCGCGATATCCTGCGCGGCAACGATCGCGACGTGCGCTTCGTCTATCTGAAGGGCTCGTTCGACATGCTGCGCGAGCGCCTGAAGACGCGCACCGGGCACTTCTTCGATCCGTCGCTGCTGCGAAGCCAGCTCGAGACGCTCGAGGAGCCGGGCCCGGACGAAGCGATCGAAGTCAGCATCGAATTGACGCCCGACGAAATCGTCGATCGCGTGATGAGCCAACTCGGCGGCGCGCGGCAGCAACAGCAGCAACAGCAGCAACAGCAGCAACAGCAGCAACAGCAGCAATGA
- the purB gene encoding adenylosuccinate lyase encodes MSDTRPDTLFALTALSPIDGRYASKTEALRDWLSEAAFMRHRVTVEVHWLIALSRAGFAEVPRFSEAAEQFLLQLVERFTAHDAARIKEIERVTNHDVKAVEYWLKESVKGQAELERASEFIHFACTSEDINNTSHGMMLAGARRHVIVPALRTVHGRLVALAHAHAEQPMLSRTHGQPASPTTLGKELANVAARLARAIERIEKVEILGKMNGAVGNFNAHLSAYPEFDWEAFSRDVIENRLKLTFNPYTIQIEPHDYMAELFDAVSRANTILLDLDRDVWGYISVGYFKQKTKAGEIGSSTMPHKVNPIDFENSEGNLGLANATLRHLADKLPVSRWQRDLTDSTVLRNMGVALGYSLLAYDSLIRGLDKLEVNPQRLNEDLDNCWEVLAEPVQTVMRRYGIENPYEQLKELTRGKGITRDALQQFVGTLAIPEDAKARLLAMTPASYIGKAVELAQRIA; translated from the coding sequence ATGTCCGACACCCGTCCCGATACCCTTTTCGCCCTCACCGCGCTCTCGCCCATCGACGGCCGCTACGCCAGCAAGACCGAAGCGCTGCGCGACTGGCTCTCCGAGGCCGCCTTCATGCGCCACCGCGTCACCGTCGAGGTGCACTGGCTGATCGCGCTGTCGCGCGCCGGCTTCGCCGAAGTGCCGCGCTTCTCGGAGGCGGCCGAGCAGTTCCTGCTGCAGCTCGTCGAGCGCTTTACCGCGCACGACGCCGCGCGCATCAAGGAAATCGAGCGCGTGACGAACCACGACGTGAAAGCCGTCGAGTACTGGCTGAAGGAATCGGTCAAAGGCCAGGCCGAGCTCGAGCGCGCGAGCGAGTTCATCCACTTCGCGTGCACGTCGGAGGACATCAACAACACGTCGCACGGGATGATGCTCGCCGGCGCGCGCCGGCACGTGATCGTGCCCGCGCTGCGCACGGTCCACGGCCGCCTCGTCGCGCTCGCGCACGCGCACGCCGAGCAGCCGATGCTGTCGCGCACGCACGGCCAGCCGGCCAGCCCGACGACGCTCGGCAAGGAGCTCGCGAACGTCGCCGCGCGTCTTGCGCGCGCGATCGAGCGCATCGAGAAGGTCGAGATCCTCGGCAAGATGAACGGCGCGGTCGGCAACTTCAACGCGCATCTTTCCGCGTATCCGGAGTTCGACTGGGAAGCGTTCTCGCGCGACGTGATCGAGAACCGCCTGAAGCTCACGTTCAATCCGTACACCATCCAGATCGAGCCGCACGACTACATGGCCGAGCTGTTCGACGCGGTCTCGCGCGCGAACACCATCCTGCTCGACCTCGACCGCGACGTGTGGGGCTACATCTCGGTCGGCTACTTCAAGCAGAAGACGAAGGCCGGTGAAATCGGCTCGTCGACGATGCCGCACAAGGTCAACCCGATCGACTTCGAGAACTCGGAAGGCAACCTCGGCCTCGCGAACGCGACGCTGCGCCACCTCGCCGACAAGCTGCCGGTGTCGCGCTGGCAGCGCGACCTGACCGATTCGACGGTGCTGCGCAACATGGGCGTCGCGCTCGGCTATTCGCTGCTCGCGTATGATTCGCTGATCCGCGGCCTCGACAAGCTCGAAGTGAACCCGCAGCGCCTGAACGAAGACCTCGACAACTGCTGGGAAGTGCTCGCCGAGCCGGTGCAGACGGTGATGCGCCGCTACGGCATCGAGAATCCGTACGAGCAGCTGAAGGAGCTCACGCGCGGCAAGGGCATCACGCGCGACGCGCTGCAGCAGTTCGTCGGCACGCTCGCGATTCCCGAGGACGCGAAGGCGCGCCTGCTCGCGATGACGCCCGCGTCGTACATCGGCAAGGCGGTCGAGCTGGCGCAGCGCATCGCGTAA
- a CDS encoding GntT/GntP/DsdX family permease produces the protein MGAVQGSMLLIYTVIAIAVLILMIARYKVYPFLVLIIVSLGLGLVVGMPMDKIVKSFEAGTGGTLGHIAIVVGLGTMLGKMMAESGGAERIATTLIDWFGEKNIHWAMMFVAIIVGLPVFFEVGFVLLIPIAFNVAKRTGKSLLVVGLPMVAGLSVVHGLIPPHPAALLAVQQYGADIGKTIAYGLIVGVPTAIVAGPLFALTISKFVKLPENNPLAAQFVETHAAGQQRELPGFGITLFTILLPVVLMLVGSWADLVFAPKSLPNNLLRFAGNSDVALLIAVLVSFYTFGKLQGFKRDQIQKFCGECLAPIAGITLIVGAGGGFGGILRDSGISQQIVATATHASLSPLLLGWFVAALIRLATGSATVAMTTACGIVAPIASASGVVVKPELLVLATGSGSLIFSHVNDGGFWLIKEYFGMTVGQTFKTWTLLETIISLLGLTFTLLLSAVL, from the coding sequence ATGGGGGCTGTCCAAGGCAGCATGCTGCTGATTTACACCGTGATCGCGATTGCGGTGCTGATCCTGATGATCGCGCGCTACAAGGTGTATCCGTTCCTCGTGCTCATCATCGTGTCGCTCGGTCTCGGCCTCGTGGTCGGCATGCCGATGGACAAGATCGTGAAATCGTTCGAGGCGGGCACGGGCGGCACGCTCGGCCACATCGCGATCGTCGTCGGTCTCGGCACGATGCTCGGCAAGATGATGGCCGAATCGGGCGGCGCCGAGCGGATCGCGACCACGCTGATCGACTGGTTCGGCGAGAAGAACATTCACTGGGCGATGATGTTCGTCGCGATCATCGTCGGCTTGCCGGTGTTCTTCGAAGTCGGCTTCGTGCTGCTGATCCCGATCGCGTTCAACGTCGCGAAGCGCACCGGCAAGTCGCTGCTCGTCGTCGGCCTGCCGATGGTCGCGGGCCTGTCGGTCGTGCACGGCCTGATTCCGCCGCACCCGGCGGCGCTCCTGGCCGTTCAGCAGTACGGCGCCGACATCGGCAAGACGATCGCCTACGGCCTCATCGTCGGCGTGCCGACCGCGATCGTCGCCGGCCCGCTGTTCGCGCTCACGATCTCGAAGTTCGTGAAGCTGCCGGAAAACAATCCGCTCGCCGCGCAATTCGTCGAGACGCACGCGGCGGGCCAGCAGCGCGAGCTGCCGGGTTTCGGCATCACGCTGTTCACGATCCTGCTGCCTGTCGTGCTGATGCTCGTCGGCAGCTGGGCCGATCTCGTCTTCGCGCCGAAGTCGCTGCCGAACAATCTGCTGCGCTTCGCCGGCAACTCGGACGTCGCGCTCCTGATCGCCGTGCTCGTGAGCTTTTACACGTTCGGCAAGCTGCAGGGCTTCAAGCGTGACCAGATCCAGAAGTTCTGCGGCGAATGCCTCGCGCCGATCGCGGGCATCACGCTGATCGTCGGCGCGGGCGGCGGCTTTGGCGGTATCCTGCGCGACAGCGGCATCTCGCAGCAGATCGTCGCGACCGCGACGCACGCAAGCCTCTCGCCGCTGTTGCTCGGCTGGTTCGTCGCGGCGCTGATCCGTCTCGCGACGGGCTCGGCCACCGTCGCGATGACGACGGCCTGCGGCATCGTCGCGCCGATCGCGTCGGCGTCGGGCGTCGTGGTCAAGCCGGAGCTGCTCGTGCTCGCGACGGGGTCGGGATCGCTGATCTTCTCGCACGTGAACGACGGCGGCTTCTGGCTGATCAAGGAATATTTCGGGATGACCGTGGGCCAGACGTTCAAGACCTGGACGCTGCTCGAAACGATCATCTCGCTGCTCGGTCTCACGTTCACGCTGTTGCTGAGCGCGGTTCTGTAA
- a CDS encoding amino acid ABC transporter permease, giving the protein MSYHWNWGIFLSPVSTGEPTTYLGWLMSGFWVTVKVSLVAWVIALVVGSLFGVLRTAPNKWLSAIGTVYVSIFRNIPLIVQFFVWYLVVPELLPASIGTWIKQLPPGTQFFTASIVCLGLFTGARVCEQVRSGINALPKGQRAAGLAMGFTQWQTYRYVLLPVAYRIIVPPLTSEFLNIFKNSAVASTIGLLDLSAQARQLVDYTAQTYESFIAVTLAYVIINLIVMAFMRWVESKSRLPGYIGGK; this is encoded by the coding sequence ATGTCCTACCACTGGAACTGGGGCATCTTCCTGAGCCCCGTTTCGACGGGAGAACCGACGACCTATCTCGGCTGGCTGATGTCGGGATTCTGGGTGACGGTCAAGGTGTCGCTCGTCGCGTGGGTGATCGCGCTCGTCGTCGGGTCGCTGTTCGGCGTGCTTCGCACCGCGCCGAACAAGTGGCTGTCGGCGATCGGCACGGTCTACGTATCGATCTTCCGCAACATTCCGCTCATCGTGCAGTTCTTCGTCTGGTACCTCGTCGTGCCCGAATTGCTGCCCGCGTCGATCGGCACCTGGATCAAGCAGCTGCCGCCCGGCACGCAATTCTTCACCGCGTCGATCGTCTGCCTCGGCCTCTTCACGGGCGCGCGCGTCTGCGAGCAGGTGCGCTCCGGCATCAACGCGCTGCCGAAGGGCCAGCGCGCGGCCGGCCTCGCGATGGGCTTCACGCAATGGCAGACGTACCGCTACGTGCTCCTGCCCGTCGCGTACCGAATCATCGTGCCGCCGCTCACGTCCGAATTCCTGAACATCTTCAAGAACTCGGCCGTCGCGTCGACGATCGGCCTGCTCGATCTGTCCGCGCAGGCGCGCCAGCTCGTCGATTACACGGCGCAGACCTACGAATCGTTCATCGCGGTGACGCTCGCCTACGTGATCATCAACCTGATCGTGATGGCGTTCATGCGCTGGGTCGAGAGCAAGTCCCGGCTGCCCGGCTACATCGGAGGCAAGTGA
- the gltK gene encoding glutamate/aspartate ABC transporter permease GltK, giving the protein MHQFDWSSIPGALPALWTGAIVTFEITLLAIVVGIVWGTLLALMRLSGVKPLAWFAQGYVTVFRSIPLVMVLLWFFLIVPQVLQGVLGLSPTIDIRLASAMVAFSLFEAAYYSEIIRAGIQAVPRGQVNAAFALGMNYAHAMRLVILPQAFRAMVPLLLTQAIVLFQDTSLVYVISLADFFRTAANIGDRDGTSVEMILFAGACYFVVCSVASALVKGLQKKVTR; this is encoded by the coding sequence ATGCATCAGTTCGACTGGAGTAGTATTCCCGGCGCGCTGCCGGCGCTCTGGACGGGCGCGATCGTCACGTTCGAGATCACGCTGCTCGCGATCGTGGTCGGGATCGTCTGGGGCACGCTGCTCGCGCTGATGCGCCTGTCCGGCGTGAAGCCGCTCGCGTGGTTCGCGCAGGGCTACGTCACCGTGTTCCGCTCGATTCCGCTCGTGATGGTGCTGCTGTGGTTCTTCCTGATCGTGCCGCAGGTGCTGCAGGGCGTGCTCGGCCTGTCGCCGACGATCGACATCCGGCTCGCGTCGGCGATGGTCGCGTTCTCGCTGTTCGAAGCCGCGTATTATTCGGAGATCATCCGGGCGGGCATCCAGGCGGTGCCGCGCGGGCAGGTGAACGCCGCGTTCGCGCTCGGCATGAACTACGCGCACGCGATGCGCCTCGTGATCTTGCCGCAGGCGTTTCGCGCGATGGTGCCGCTTCTGCTCACGCAGGCGATCGTGCTGTTCCAGGACACGTCGCTCGTCTACGTGATCAGCCTTGCCGATTTCTTCCGCACGGCCGCGAACATCGGCGATCGCGACGGCACGAGCGTCGAGATGATCCTGTTCGCGGGCGCGTGCTATTTCGTCGTGTGCTCGGTTGCATCCGCGTTGGTCAAAGGTCTCCAGAAAAAGGTCACAAGATGA
- a CDS encoding LysR substrate-binding domain-containing protein, which translates to MELKWLEDFVSLAETRNFSRSAELRHVSQPAFSRRIQALEAWLATELIDRSVYPTRLTQAGQVFYEQALAMLSQAHEARTLLRGHVGAPVPTIEFAVPHTLSLTYFPRWLQRIEAKMGPVHTRLRALNVHDAVLSLVEGGCDLVMGYHHPSHPVALDPARYDMLTLGVEPISPFSAPGRGGRARYALPGTADAPVPYLSYTPNAYLGRMTEVIIANARSPLFLDKVYETDMAEALKAMALAGHGVAFLPHSAVEDAVASGRLVKLGRAAKGGAEPFTLTMEIRLYRDKLAVQGDEPRQKLVRALWDVVREELGAAA; encoded by the coding sequence ATGGAACTCAAATGGCTCGAAGACTTCGTGTCGCTCGCGGAAACGCGCAACTTCAGCCGCTCGGCCGAGCTGCGGCACGTGTCGCAACCCGCGTTTTCGCGCCGAATCCAGGCGCTCGAGGCGTGGCTCGCCACCGAACTGATCGATCGTTCGGTCTATCCGACCCGCCTCACGCAGGCGGGCCAGGTGTTCTATGAACAGGCGCTCGCGATGCTGTCGCAGGCGCACGAGGCGCGTACGCTGCTGCGCGGCCACGTCGGCGCGCCCGTGCCGACGATCGAGTTCGCGGTGCCGCACACGCTGTCGCTCACGTACTTTCCGCGCTGGCTGCAGCGCATCGAGGCGAAGATGGGGCCGGTCCACACACGGCTGCGCGCGCTGAACGTGCACGACGCGGTGCTGTCGCTCGTCGAGGGCGGCTGCGATCTCGTGATGGGCTACCACCACCCGAGCCACCCCGTCGCGCTCGATCCGGCCCGCTACGACATGCTGACGCTCGGCGTCGAGCCGATCAGCCCGTTCTCGGCGCCCGGCCGCGGCGGGCGCGCGCGCTACGCGCTGCCCGGCACGGCCGATGCGCCCGTGCCGTACCTGTCGTACACGCCGAACGCGTACCTCGGCCGGATGACCGAGGTGATCATCGCGAACGCGCGCTCGCCGCTCTTTCTCGACAAGGTCTACGAGACCGACATGGCCGAGGCCCTCAAGGCGATGGCGCTCGCCGGGCACGGCGTCGCGTTCCTGCCGCACAGCGCGGTCGAGGACGCGGTCGCGAGCGGCCGCCTCGTGAAGCTCGGCCGCGCGGCGAAGGGCGGCGCGGAGCCGTTCACGCTGACGATGGAGATCCGCCTTTATCGGGACAAGCTCGCGGTGCAGGGCGACGAGCCGCGGCAGAAACTCGTGCGCGCGCTCTGGGACGTGGTGCGCGAGGAGCTCGGCGCGGCGGCCTGA
- a CDS encoding amino acid ABC transporter ATP-binding protein, giving the protein MISIKNVSKWYGQFQVLTDCTTEVKKGEVVVVCGPSGSGKSTLIKTVNGLEPFQQGEILVNGQSVGDKKTNLSKLRSKVGMVFQHFELFPHLSITENLTLAQIKVLGRGKDEAAEKGLKLLDRVGLKAHAHKYPGQLSGGQQQRVAIARALSMDPIAMLFDEPTSALDPEMINEVLDVMVELAKEGMTMMVVTHEMGFAKKVAHRVIFMDKGLIVEDDRKEDFFANPKSDRAKDFLAKILH; this is encoded by the coding sequence ATGATTTCCATTAAGAACGTGTCGAAGTGGTACGGCCAGTTTCAGGTGCTGACGGATTGCACGACGGAAGTGAAGAAAGGCGAGGTGGTGGTCGTGTGCGGGCCGTCGGGCTCAGGCAAGTCGACGCTCATCAAGACCGTGAACGGTCTCGAGCCGTTCCAGCAGGGCGAGATCCTGGTCAACGGCCAGTCGGTCGGCGACAAGAAGACCAACTTGTCGAAGCTGCGCTCGAAGGTCGGGATGGTGTTTCAGCACTTCGAGCTGTTTCCGCACCTGTCGATCACCGAGAACCTGACGCTCGCGCAGATCAAGGTGCTCGGCCGCGGCAAGGACGAAGCGGCCGAGAAGGGGCTCAAGCTGCTCGATCGCGTGGGCCTCAAGGCGCACGCGCACAAGTATCCGGGGCAACTGTCGGGCGGCCAGCAGCAGCGCGTCGCGATCGCGCGCGCGCTGTCGATGGACCCGATCGCGATGCTGTTCGACGAGCCGACCTCCGCGCTCGATCCCGAGATGATCAACGAGGTGCTCGACGTGATGGTCGAGCTCGCGAAGGAAGGGATGACGATGATGGTCGTCACGCACGAGATGGGCTTCGCGAAGAAGGTCGCCCATCGCGTGATCTTCATGGACAAGGGCTTGATCGTCGAGGACGACCGCAAGGAGGATTTCTTCGCGAATCCGAAATCGGATCGCGCGAAGGATTTTCTCGCGAAGATCCTGCATTGA
- a CDS encoding MFS transporter — translation MDTLRTSLRSGNWRSLLACFLYFDTGFTVWVLYGPLAPFISKDIAMTAAQQGFLVAVPVLAAAILRVTLGNLYQSANGRRIALMGVLLSALPAVVLPFVPGTPSYTLLLVLGVFLGIGGASFAVALPMAGSSYPPKVQGLVLGLAAAGNIGAVLDGFMFPHIAAALGWKFSTAAALPLLAIAGFALFAWADDRGEKSGSAKRAFGAFVFTLVGLVALVLAVHAGVFGAGKTGVLLLPVMGALLAIAVLPGRYRSVLAERDTWVIMLIYSITFGGFVGMSSYVTLLLTTLYQMPKIEAGLFMSLLAFLGAIVRPFGGHLADRITGVRALMVILAVIAAADFAFAAVMPPLAGGIALLVCLYVAFGLGNGSTFQLVPHRWKGKTGLLSGIVGAAGGIGGFYLPVVMGIAKESTGSYQLGFATFGALSTCAFVALAMLRAQWLRWAAPELAAAEPAAASGAMPIGGAARVGD, via the coding sequence ATGGATACTCTGCGCACCTCCCTCCGAAGCGGCAACTGGCGCTCGCTTCTGGCGTGCTTCCTCTACTTCGATACGGGCTTCACCGTCTGGGTGCTGTACGGCCCGCTCGCGCCCTTCATCAGCAAGGACATCGCGATGACGGCCGCGCAGCAGGGCTTTCTCGTCGCTGTGCCGGTACTCGCGGCGGCCATCCTGCGCGTGACGCTCGGCAACCTCTACCAGTCCGCCAACGGCCGGCGCATCGCGCTGATGGGCGTGCTGCTGTCCGCGCTGCCCGCCGTCGTGCTGCCGTTCGTGCCCGGCACGCCGTCGTACACGCTGCTCCTCGTGCTCGGCGTGTTCCTCGGGATCGGCGGCGCGAGCTTCGCGGTCGCGCTGCCGATGGCGGGCAGCAGCTATCCGCCGAAAGTGCAGGGCCTCGTGCTCGGCCTCGCCGCCGCGGGCAACATCGGCGCGGTGCTCGACGGCTTCATGTTCCCGCACATCGCCGCCGCGCTCGGCTGGAAGTTCTCGACGGCGGCCGCGCTGCCGCTCCTCGCGATCGCCGGCTTCGCGCTCTTCGCGTGGGCCGACGACCGCGGCGAGAAATCGGGCAGCGCGAAGCGCGCGTTCGGCGCGTTCGTGTTCACGCTCGTCGGCCTCGTCGCGCTCGTGCTCGCCGTGCACGCGGGCGTGTTCGGCGCGGGCAAGACGGGCGTGCTGCTGCTCCCCGTGATGGGCGCGCTCCTCGCGATCGCCGTGCTGCCCGGCCGCTATCGCTCGGTGCTCGCCGAGCGCGACACGTGGGTAATCATGCTGATCTACAGCATCACGTTCGGCGGCTTCGTCGGGATGTCGTCGTACGTGACGCTGCTCCTCACGACGCTCTACCAGATGCCGAAGATCGAAGCGGGCCTCTTCATGTCGCTGCTCGCGTTCCTCGGCGCGATCGTGCGCCCGTTCGGCGGCCACCTCGCCGACCGCATCACCGGCGTGCGCGCGCTGATGGTCATCCTCGCCGTGATCGCCGCCGCCGACTTCGCGTTCGCGGCCGTGATGCCGCCGCTCGCGGGCGGGATCGCGCTTCTCGTGTGCCTGTACGTCGCGTTCGGCCTCGGCAACGGCTCGACGTTCCAGCTCGTCCCGCACCGCTGGAAGGGCAAGACGGGCCTGTTGTCCGGCATCGTCGGCGCGGCGGGCGGCATCGGCGGCTTCTATCTGCCCGTCGTGATGGGCATCGCGAAGGAAAGCACGGGCAGCTACCAGCTCGGCTTCGCGACGTTCGGCGCGCTCTCGACCTGCGCGTTCGTCGCGCTCGCGATGCTGCGCGCGCAGTGGCTGCGCTGGGCCGCGCCGGAGCTCGCCGCGGCCGAGCCGGCGGCGGCCTCCGGCGCGATGCCGATCGGCGGCGCCGCCCGCGTCGGCGACTGA
- a CDS encoding glutamate/aspartate ABC transporter substrate-binding protein yields the protein MKFPKAMLMVAALSTFAGGAIAQETGTLKKIKDTGVIALGHRESSIPFSYYDQNQQVVGYSRDFQMKVVDAVKKKLNLPNLQVKNIPVTSQNRIPLVQNGTVDIECGSTTNNLDRQKQAAFSDTIFVIGTRLMTKKDSGVKDFADLKGKTVVTTAGTTSERLLREMNNKSQMGMSIISAKDHGESFQTLETGRAVAFMMDDALLAGERAKAKQPGEWVIVGKPQSQEAYGCMMRKDDPAFKKVVDDAIAQVEKSGEAAKIYSKWFENPIPPKGLNLNFPISDEMKKLYANPNDKALD from the coding sequence ATGAAATTCCCGAAAGCAATGCTGATGGTTGCGGCGCTGAGCACTTTTGCCGGCGGCGCCATCGCCCAGGAAACGGGCACGCTGAAAAAAATCAAGGATACGGGCGTGATTGCGCTGGGGCACCGCGAATCGTCGATTCCGTTCTCGTACTACGACCAGAATCAACAAGTGGTGGGGTATTCGCGGGACTTCCAGATGAAGGTGGTCGACGCGGTCAAGAAGAAGCTGAATCTGCCGAACCTGCAGGTGAAGAACATTCCGGTGACGTCGCAGAACCGCATCCCGCTCGTGCAGAACGGCACGGTGGACATCGAGTGCGGCTCGACCACGAACAATCTCGATCGCCAGAAACAGGCGGCGTTCTCGGACACGATCTTCGTGATCGGCACGCGCCTCATGACGAAGAAGGATTCGGGCGTGAAGGACTTCGCCGACCTGAAGGGCAAGACCGTCGTGACGACGGCGGGCACGACGTCCGAGCGTCTGCTGCGCGAGATGAACAACAAGAGCCAGATGGGGATGAGCATCATCAGCGCGAAGGATCACGGCGAGTCGTTCCAGACGCTCGAGACGGGCCGCGCGGTCGCGTTCATGATGGACGACGCGCTGCTCGCGGGCGAGCGCGCGAAGGCGAAGCAGCCGGGCGAGTGGGTGATCGTCGGCAAGCCGCAGTCGCAGGAAGCGTACGGCTGCATGATGCGCAAGGACGATCCGGCGTTCAAGAAGGTGGTCGACGACGCGATCGCGCAGGTCGAGAAGTCGGGCGAGGCCGCGAAGATCTACTCGAAGTGGTTCGAGAATCCGATTCCGCCGAAGGGCTTGAATCTGAACTTCCCGATCTCCGACGAGATGAAGAAGCTCTACGCGAATCCGAACGACAAGGCGCTCGACTGA